A portion of the Salvelinus fontinalis isolate EN_2023a chromosome 32, ASM2944872v1, whole genome shotgun sequence genome contains these proteins:
- the LOC129830561 gene encoding cocaine- and amphetamine-regulated transcript protein-like — protein sequence MDSIRVRAVFYLGVCLSVFSVDCQEQMSPDNRLSSQEEQFQLGYVSRNLADALEGLLEGGQQDNMIGLSVEKRASLIPRCDVGERCAMKHGPRIGRLCDCLRGTACNTFFLRCY from the exons atggacagcatcaGGGTCCGCGCAGTTTTCTACCTgggcgtctgtctgtctgtcttcagtgTTGATTGCCAGGAGCAGATGTCACCCGATAACAGACTCTCTTCACAAGAGGAACAATTTCAACTGGGATATGTCAGCAGAAATTTG GCTGATGCGCTCGAGGGGCTTCTGGAAGGCGGGCAGCAAGACAACATGATAGGTCTATCAGTGGAGAAGAGGGCAAGTCTCATTCCACGG TGTGATGTTGGAGAGCGGTGCGCCATGAAGCACGGGCCGCGCATCGGAAGGCTTTGTGACTGTCTGCGGGGCACCGCTTGCAACACATTCTTCCTGCGTTGTTACTGA
- the LOC129831171 gene encoding protein JTB-like isoform X2, whose translation MGRMESDCRIPMSCLRPRILALHALFWVLVSLRVFGATLLSEEKTTVARPVTTPCWQMEEFVVAVECSRCNTFQSSWAACIQTGYVERINCTKSNKDEYKSCRSTLMEEHLFWKFEGAMLGLTILFALIVAARQRSLDRLASEKVRRQIESI comes from the exons ATGGGGAGGATGGAGAGCGATTGCAGGATCCCCATGTCGTGTTTGAGGCCCAGAATCCTGGCCTTGCATGCACTCTTCTGGGTTTTGGTGTCTCTCAG AGTGTTTGGTGCAACTCTGCTGAGTGAGGAGAAGACCACAG TGGCCAGGCCGGTAACCACCCCCTGTTGGCAAATGGAGGAGTTTGTGGTTGCAGTGGAATGTTCCCGGTGCAACACTTTCCAGTCG TCGTGGGCAGCATGTATTCAGACGGGATACGTGGAGAGGATCAACTGCACCAAGTCTAATAAAGACGAGTACAAGAG CTGCCGCTCTACCCTGATGGAGGAACACCTTTTCTGGAAGTTTGAAGGAGCCATGTTGGGCCTCACCATACTGTTCGCACTCATAGTGGCTGCTAGGCAACGTTCGCTGGACCGGCTTGCCTCCGAGAAAGTCCGCAGGCAGATCGAGTCCATCTAG
- the LOC129831171 gene encoding protein JTB-like isoform X1, with amino-acid sequence MGRMESDCRIPMSCLRPRILALHALFWVLVSLRVFGATLLSEEKTTVARPVTTPCWQMEEFVVAVECSRCNTFQSKSWAACIQTGYVERINCTKSNKDEYKSCRSTLMEEHLFWKFEGAMLGLTILFALIVAARQRSLDRLASEKVRRQIESI; translated from the exons ATGGGGAGGATGGAGAGCGATTGCAGGATCCCCATGTCGTGTTTGAGGCCCAGAATCCTGGCCTTGCATGCACTCTTCTGGGTTTTGGTGTCTCTCAG AGTGTTTGGTGCAACTCTGCTGAGTGAGGAGAAGACCACAG TGGCCAGGCCGGTAACCACCCCCTGTTGGCAAATGGAGGAGTTTGTGGTTGCAGTGGAATGTTCCCGGTGCAACACTTTCCAGTCG AAGTCGTGGGCAGCATGTATTCAGACGGGATACGTGGAGAGGATCAACTGCACCAAGTCTAATAAAGACGAGTACAAGAG CTGCCGCTCTACCCTGATGGAGGAACACCTTTTCTGGAAGTTTGAAGGAGCCATGTTGGGCCTCACCATACTGTTCGCACTCATAGTGGCTGCTAGGCAACGTTCGCTGGACCGGCTTGCCTCCGAGAAAGTCCGCAGGCAGATCGAGTCCATCTAG
- the si:ch211-191i18.4 gene encoding cocaine- and amphetamine-regulated transcript protein, giving the protein MTNFTVLFLLMCCVLCVHFLSVGVEARLPDVPSLETRDSRKHKQLGVPVHDRGQLQREISSSVLRNKFNRLPGVCQRLRRRRITVLCNSNVGKYCSVKEGAQHGHICRCPRASKCKYFFLRSL; this is encoded by the exons ATGACGAATTTCACGGTGCTGTTTCTGctgatgtgttgtgttctatgTGTGCACTTTCTGTCTGTCGGAGTAGAGGCAAGATTACCGGACGTTCCGTCGTTGGAAACACGAGACTCACGCAAGCATAAACAG TTGGGTGTCCCTGTCCATGATAGGGGACAGCTTCAGAGGGAAATATCTTCCTCCGTTTTGAGAAACAAGTTCAACCGCCTTCCTGGAGTATGTCAACGTCTACGCAGAAGGAGAATCACAGTTCTG TGCAATTCCAACGTGGGCAAGTACTGTTCGGTCAAAGAAGGAGCTCAACATGGCCACATTTGCCGCTGTCCAAGAGCATCAAAGTGTAAATACTTCTTTCTGAGGAGTCTGTAG